One window of Rhodospirillaceae bacterium genomic DNA carries:
- a CDS encoding carbonate dehydratase, translated as MHDNNLEYLLKKNQAWAASRIEADPDFFTRLCKAQAPKYLWIGCSDSRVSANEITGLRPGEMFVHRNIANVVPHSDLNCLAVIQFAVEVLNVKHIIVTGHYGCGGILAAMQDKDHGQIGNWLAHIKDVYRQHYEEISNLDGPEAQANRLCELNVAAQVHNVAKTSIVQNAWRHGKDVQVHGWIYSLKNGVLQDLKVGISAIGQLHPAYRITGEESE; from the coding sequence ATGCATGACAACAATCTGGAATATCTACTGAAAAAGAACCAGGCTTGGGCGGCCTCCAGAATTGAGGCGGATCCAGACTTTTTTACGCGGCTCTGCAAGGCACAGGCCCCCAAATACCTTTGGATCGGGTGTTCGGACAGCCGGGTTTCCGCCAATGAGATCACCGGCTTGCGGCCCGGTGAAATGTTTGTCCATCGCAACATCGCCAATGTCGTCCCGCACAGCGATTTAAACTGCCTCGCCGTCATCCAGTTCGCGGTTGAAGTCCTCAACGTCAAACACATCATCGTCACCGGACATTACGGGTGCGGCGGCATCCTGGCTGCAATGCAGGACAAGGATCATGGCCAGATCGGGAATTGGCTGGCCCACATCAAGGACGTTTACCGCCAGCATTACGAAGAGATATCGAACCTTGATGGCCCGGAAGCCCAGGCCAACCGCCTGTGTGAGCTGAACGTCGCCGCCCAGGTTCACAACGTCGCCAAAACCTCCATCGTCCAGAACGCCTGGCGGCACGGCAAGGACGTGCAGGTCCATGGCTGGATCTACAGCCTGAAAAACGGCGTCCTGCAGGATTTAAAGGTTGGCATCAGCGCGATCGGGCAATTGCATCCGGCCTACCGAATAACCGGTGAAGAAAGCGAATAA
- the arsC gene encoding arsenate reductase (glutaredoxin), translated as MSVTIYHNPRCSKSRTTLALLQERGIQPVVIDYLKTPPTAAEIRRLLHLLKLAPEALIRKNEAEYKAIADLNLDADGLIAAMAKFPKLIERPIVVANNRAAIGRPPENVLEII; from the coding sequence ATGTCCGTTACAATTTATCACAATCCGCGATGTAGTAAATCACGCACTACCTTGGCGCTTCTGCAGGAACGCGGCATCCAGCCCGTCGTCATCGACTACCTGAAGACGCCACCCACGGCGGCAGAGATCCGACGGTTGCTGCATCTTCTGAAGCTTGCTCCAGAAGCGCTGATCCGGAAAAACGAGGCGGAGTATAAAGCAATTGCGGACCTTAATCTGGATGCGGACGGCCTGATCGCCGCCATGGCAAAATTCCCAAAACTGATCGAGCGGCCCATCGTCGTTGCCAACAACCGCGCTGCCATTGGCCGCCCCCCGGAAAACGTCCTCGAAATTATCTGA